A window of the Dyadobacter pollutisoli genome harbors these coding sequences:
- a CDS encoding phytoene desaturase family protein: MQNNASGILSKSSNVTVIGSGFAGMAASAILALHGQQVTVLEKNMETGGRARTFSEGGFTFDMGPSWYWMPDVYDSFYDLFGKTTADFYELKQLDPGFAVIFGENEVMDIPADFDGICTLFEAIESGSAQRLRKFIAEGEFKYLVGMQDMVYKPGHSATEFFSFKLFRDALRLQLFTSFSKHVRRYFKDPRLLALIEFPVLFLGAMPKDTPALYSLMNFSGLKQGTFYPMGGFGKVATAFRTIAENAGVNFVTSQNVDKLEIEAGHITRVYSAGRATRVDAVVGSADYQHIESSLLEPAYRSYPDSYWQSRTFAPSCLIFYLGINKKIAALQHHNLFFDEDFEQHAIEIYKTKKWPAKPLFYVCCPSKTDPSVAPEGSENLFILMPIAIDLDDPEEIREKYYNTLIDRLERFTKASIRDHVVYKKSYSVSDFIVDYNAYKGNAYGLANTLMQTAIFKPKLKSKKVGNLFYAGQLTVPGPGVPPSIISGRIAANEVLKFLKDKS; this comes from the coding sequence ATGCAAAATAACGCTTCCGGCATATTGAGTAAAAGCAGTAATGTAACGGTAATAGGCTCCGGCTTCGCAGGAATGGCCGCATCGGCGATCCTGGCATTACATGGCCAGCAGGTCACCGTACTCGAAAAGAATATGGAGACGGGAGGTAGGGCGAGAACATTTAGCGAAGGCGGTTTTACGTTCGATATGGGTCCAAGCTGGTACTGGATGCCGGACGTTTATGACAGCTTTTATGATCTTTTTGGCAAAACAACGGCTGATTTTTATGAGCTGAAACAACTGGATCCTGGTTTTGCAGTAATCTTTGGCGAGAATGAAGTCATGGACATTCCGGCTGATTTCGATGGAATCTGCACGCTTTTTGAGGCGATTGAAAGTGGCAGCGCACAACGTCTACGGAAATTCATTGCGGAAGGTGAGTTCAAATACCTGGTCGGAATGCAGGATATGGTGTACAAACCCGGGCATTCAGCCACCGAATTTTTCAGTTTTAAACTGTTCAGGGACGCATTGCGCCTGCAACTTTTCACATCTTTCAGTAAGCACGTCAGGCGGTATTTCAAAGATCCGCGGCTACTCGCGTTGATCGAATTTCCCGTGCTTTTTTTGGGCGCCATGCCGAAAGACACCCCTGCTTTATACAGTCTGATGAATTTTTCGGGACTAAAACAGGGCACATTTTATCCTATGGGTGGTTTTGGCAAAGTAGCTACCGCATTCCGCACGATTGCTGAAAATGCGGGGGTGAATTTTGTAACATCCCAAAATGTCGACAAGCTGGAAATTGAAGCCGGGCATATCACCCGCGTGTACTCGGCCGGGAGAGCCACCAGGGTTGATGCCGTAGTAGGCAGCGCTGACTATCAACACATTGAATCATCCCTTCTGGAACCTGCCTACCGGTCATACCCCGATTCATACTGGCAGAGCAGGACGTTCGCACCTTCTTGCCTGATCTTTTATTTGGGTATCAATAAAAAGATAGCAGCTCTTCAACATCATAACCTGTTTTTTGATGAGGATTTTGAACAGCATGCCATTGAAATATATAAAACCAAAAAGTGGCCCGCCAAACCGCTGTTTTACGTCTGCTGCCCATCCAAAACCGACCCGTCAGTTGCACCCGAGGGAAGCGAGAACCTGTTCATTCTCATGCCCATCGCCATTGATTTGGATGATCCCGAAGAAATTCGTGAAAAATATTACAATACACTCATCGACAGACTAGAACGATTTACAAAAGCCAGCATACGGGACCATGTGGTATACAAAAAAAGCTATTCGGTCTCAGATTTTATTGTCGACTACAATGCGTACAAGGGTAATGCTTACGGGCTTGCCAACACGCTGATGCAGACGGCCATTTTTAAACCGAAACTCAAAAGTAAAAAGGTGGGTAATCTCTTTTACGCCGGCCAGCTGACCGTTCCCGGCCCGGGTGTCCCGCCGTCCATTATATCAGGAAGAATTGCAGCCAACGAAGTACTTAAATTCCTAAAAGATAAATCATGA
- a CDS encoding phytoene/squalene synthase family protein: MKALFDHLSATCSKKTTQLYSTSFSLGIYFLKPAFHEPIYGIYGFVRLADEIVDSFHDYNKDFLINKLRNDTIDAIADRISINPILNSFQHVVHAYNIEWSLVDTFLKSMEMDLNQKEHTPDSYNEYILGSAEVVGLMCLRVFTEGDSHLFDELKPYAMKLGAAFQKVNFLRDLKADYQNLGRTYFPGVNFDHFSKADKENIQREIEEDFKLALVGIKGLPTGSRRGVYLAYYYYKKLYLRIKETPPDKVMNARIRIPDYNKIGLMFRSLLRHQFDLL; this comes from the coding sequence ATGAAAGCGCTTTTCGATCATTTATCGGCCACTTGCAGCAAAAAGACGACACAACTTTACAGCACCTCTTTTTCGCTGGGGATCTACTTTCTTAAACCCGCATTTCACGAACCCATTTATGGAATTTACGGATTTGTCAGACTGGCTGATGAAATCGTGGATAGCTTTCACGATTATAATAAGGATTTCCTGATCAACAAACTGCGAAATGACACCATTGATGCGATTGCCGACAGGATCAGCATTAATCCTATACTAAACAGTTTCCAGCATGTGGTGCACGCTTACAACATTGAATGGAGCCTCGTCGATACTTTTCTGAAAAGTATGGAAATGGATCTGAACCAGAAAGAACACACTCCCGATTCTTACAACGAGTACATATTGGGATCAGCCGAAGTGGTGGGTTTAATGTGTTTGAGAGTTTTTACTGAGGGCGACAGTCACCTGTTCGACGAGCTTAAACCTTATGCTATGAAACTCGGTGCAGCATTTCAAAAAGTCAATTTCCTCCGTGACTTAAAGGCCGACTATCAAAATCTTGGACGCACCTATTTCCCAGGTGTTAACTTCGATCATTTTTCCAAAGCAGATAAAGAAAACATTCAACGTGAAATCGAGGAAGATTTCAAACTGGCATTGGTGGGCATTAAAGGTTTACCGACTGGTTCGCGCCGGGGCGTTTACCTGGCTTACTATTATTACAAAAAATTGTATCTGCGGATCAAAGAGACGCCTCCCGATAAAGTGATGAACGCCAGGATCAGAATACCGGATTATAATAAAATTGGATTAATGTTTCGCTCACTGCTAAGGCATCAGTTTGACCTTTTATGA
- the idi gene encoding isopentenyl-diphosphate Delta-isomerase: protein MNDQVVLVNEHDVEIGLMPKLEAHQKGALHRAFSVFIFNSKGEMLLQQRAFGKYHSEGLWSNTCCSHPLPNESAHHGAVRRLHEEMGIHADLRFLFSFQYRVNLENGLTENELDHVYWGISDAKPEINTTEVSNFRYMKIQDIKAGMAAHPAQYTEWFKICLAEVEDKIKLRS from the coding sequence ATGAACGATCAAGTAGTCCTGGTGAACGAACATGATGTCGAGATTGGGCTCATGCCTAAGCTGGAAGCGCATCAAAAAGGTGCGCTGCATCGCGCATTTTCTGTTTTTATTTTCAATTCGAAAGGCGAAATGTTGCTGCAACAGAGAGCGTTCGGCAAATATCACTCCGAAGGCCTGTGGTCCAATACCTGTTGCAGCCACCCACTTCCCAACGAGTCGGCACATCATGGCGCGGTGAGACGTTTGCATGAAGAAATGGGCATCCATGCCGATCTGCGCTTTCTTTTCAGCTTCCAATATCGTGTCAATCTTGAAAATGGACTAACGGAGAACGAGTTAGACCACGTTTACTGGGGTATTTCGGACGCAAAACCTGAAATCAATACAACCGAAGTCAGCAATTTCAGGTACATGAAAATTCAGGACATCAAGGCGGGTATGGCTGCCCATCCCGCTCAGTATACCGAATGGTTTAAGATATGCCTGGCCGAGGTGGAAGACAAGATCAAGCTGCGTTCGTAG
- a CDS encoding sterol desaturase family protein, producing the protein MTPWISNTLTVLAAFVGMECVAWIAHKYLMHGFLWFLHHDHHQRDDGDFFEKNDYFFVIFATPGILGLLLGINQGFNYLFWIGLGITIYGFTYFLVHDIFIHQRFKIFRNTDSVYLKAIRRAHKMHHKHLGKHQGECFGMLWVPLKYFREAKNSTAK; encoded by the coding sequence ATGACTCCCTGGATCAGCAATACATTAACTGTCCTGGCCGCTTTTGTTGGAATGGAATGCGTGGCCTGGATCGCACACAAATACCTTATGCACGGCTTTTTGTGGTTTCTTCATCACGATCACCACCAGCGTGACGACGGCGATTTCTTTGAAAAAAATGATTATTTCTTTGTGATTTTCGCAACTCCGGGGATCCTCGGGCTGCTACTGGGGATCAATCAGGGTTTCAATTACCTGTTCTGGATTGGGTTGGGCATCACGATTTATGGCTTTACTTACTTTTTAGTCCATGATATTTTCATTCACCAGCGTTTCAAAATATTCCGAAATACAGATTCCGTGTATTTAAAGGCGATCCGCAGAGCACATAAAATGCATCACAAGCATTTGGGCAAGCATCAGGGAGAGTGTTTTGGAATGTTGTGGGTACCGCTGAAATATTTCCGCGAGGCGAAAAATTCAACAGCCAAATGA
- a CDS encoding lycopene cyclase domain-containing protein, whose protein sequence is MNYLYLIVDLAAISVPLLFSFHPRIALYKKWHLLWPAILLSTIPFVIWDSIFTQIGVWGFTPKYLTGHYLFHLPVEEILFFICIPYACLFTYYCFRIYYGVNYRLKSEPAITGLFLASCIFLAITCFDRYYTSYTAAGLTIFLLFLKLIVKAKWLSLFYFSHLFLLIPFFIVNGILTGTGLDEPIVWYNNAENIGIRLLTIPFEDIFYGMLMLLLNTFLFEFFLEKSSLPADSEVIAVGKRDQSVH, encoded by the coding sequence ATGAATTACTTATACCTGATCGTTGATCTCGCGGCCATTTCTGTTCCGTTGCTGTTTTCGTTCCACCCCAGGATTGCTCTTTACAAAAAGTGGCATCTGTTATGGCCGGCGATCCTGCTCTCGACCATCCCGTTTGTAATCTGGGACAGCATTTTCACACAGATAGGTGTTTGGGGATTTACACCTAAATATTTGACAGGCCATTATCTCTTCCACCTTCCAGTGGAGGAAATTCTGTTCTTTATCTGCATTCCCTATGCCTGTTTGTTTACCTATTACTGCTTCCGGATCTACTACGGGGTGAATTATCGTCTTAAATCTGAGCCAGCTATAACCGGGTTGTTCCTTGCTTCATGTATTTTCCTGGCTATAACCTGTTTCGACCGCTACTACACGTCTTATACAGCAGCAGGGCTCACTATTTTTCTGTTATTTCTAAAATTGATAGTGAAAGCCAAATGGCTGAGCTTGTTCTACTTCTCGCATTTGTTTCTGCTCATTCCCTTTTTCATAGTGAATGGTATCCTGACTGGTACCGGACTGGACGAACCCATTGTCTGGTATAACAATGCAGAAAACATTGGGATAAGATTGCTGACTATTCCCTTCGAAGATATTTTTTACGGAATGCTGATGCTACTTCTGAACACTTTTCTCTTTGAATTTTTTCTTGAAAAATCTTCTCTACCAGCCGATTCAGAAGTGATCGCCGTGGGTAAGCGCGATCAGTCTGTTCATTAA
- a CDS encoding NAD(P)/FAD-dependent oxidoreductase produces METQARTYECAIIGGGLAGLCLSIQLADQGVSVVLFEKNQYPFHKVCGEYISMESHHFLGSLGLPFEDLNLPIINQLGVSSEKGFMLNAALQMGGFGISRYSLDGFLSRIAAEKGVTILQNCRVTGVNTAEKGDYNIDSNQGCYTAEIVCGSYGKYTPQFLAQNDLSLHQSAGSANFIGVKYHIKTDLPANRIELHNFKDGYCGVSRVDSDQYCLCYLTTAQNLRENGKDIKTMEGNVLFRNPFLEKYFTESEFIDPNPLAISNVQFERKRTDTNGIFLLGDAAGSITPLCGNGMSMGMRASKLLANELVPYFAKKQSKQRAVENYHRAWNEAFSRRITAGYYLQNLLGKRNTTDLALRFLSKTPGLMNRLIALTHGDHF; encoded by the coding sequence ATGGAAACGCAAGCTAGAACCTACGAATGCGCCATCATTGGAGGCGGTCTGGCAGGGTTGTGCCTGTCGATACAACTGGCCGACCAGGGTGTATCCGTTGTATTGTTCGAAAAAAATCAATACCCATTTCATAAAGTCTGCGGGGAATATATTTCGATGGAAAGTCATCACTTTCTTGGGAGTCTGGGTTTGCCTTTTGAGGATCTTAATCTGCCAATTATCAATCAGTTAGGGGTTAGCAGTGAAAAAGGTTTTATGCTGAATGCTGCGCTACAAATGGGCGGATTTGGGATCAGCAGGTATAGTCTGGACGGTTTCTTGTCCCGGATCGCGGCTGAAAAAGGAGTAACCATTCTGCAAAACTGCCGGGTGACTGGCGTTAATACGGCGGAAAAGGGAGACTATAATATTGATAGTAACCAAGGGTGTTATACCGCTGAAATTGTTTGCGGCAGCTACGGAAAATATACACCGCAGTTTCTGGCCCAAAACGATCTGAGTCTTCACCAGTCAGCTGGTTCGGCTAATTTTATTGGTGTGAAATATCATATCAAAACGGATTTGCCAGCCAATCGCATTGAACTACATAATTTCAAGGACGGCTATTGCGGGGTTTCCAGGGTGGATAGTGATCAATACTGCCTATGCTACCTGACCACCGCCCAGAATCTGCGGGAAAATGGCAAGGATATCAAAACGATGGAGGGTAATGTACTTTTCAGAAATCCTTTTCTTGAAAAATATTTTACCGAATCCGAATTTATTGATCCCAATCCGCTGGCTATCAGTAATGTGCAGTTTGAAAGAAAACGTACAGACACGAATGGTATATTCCTTTTGGGCGATGCAGCCGGCTCTATCACGCCGCTTTGTGGAAACGGAATGAGTATGGGAATGCGCGCGTCGAAACTGCTGGCTAACGAACTGGTTCCCTATTTTGCTAAAAAGCAAAGCAAGCAGCGTGCAGTCGAGAATTACCATCGCGCCTGGAATGAAGCTTTTAGCAGAAGAATTACGGCTGGGTACTACCTTCAAAACCTGTTGGGCAAAAGAAACACCACAGATCTGGCACTGAGATTTTTAAGTAAAACGCCAGGATTAATGAACAGACTGATCGCGCTTACCCACGGCGATCACTTCTGA
- a CDS encoding methyltransferase domain-containing protein encodes MFSFRSNEKELLDQEEIPPADLYRNLKELDFINHWLGGYNISFAALKRVFQKDRRYIVVDIGCGGGDTLKRINVWNKAAGFELELYGVDIKPVCIEYAEKNLGSEPVRLICDDYRNVFDHLQHADIIHACLFCHHLTEFQLVDLVNFALKNKAILVINDLERNPLAYYSIKWLTRLFSKSYLVKNDAPLSVLRGFKRVEWLDILQKAGAEKYSVRNKWAFRHEVIVYGNAS; translated from the coding sequence ATGTTTAGTTTCCGGAGCAACGAAAAGGAACTGCTGGATCAGGAAGAAATTCCGCCGGCTGACCTTTACCGGAACCTGAAAGAACTGGATTTTATCAATCACTGGCTGGGAGGCTACAACATTTCATTCGCGGCTTTAAAAAGGGTTTTTCAAAAAGACAGGCGCTATATCGTCGTTGACATTGGCTGTGGGGGCGGGGATACGCTGAAACGTATTAATGTTTGGAACAAAGCCGCGGGATTTGAACTGGAACTTTACGGCGTTGATATCAAGCCCGTTTGCATTGAATATGCGGAGAAAAATCTTGGTAGTGAGCCCGTTCGGCTAATTTGTGATGACTATCGGAATGTATTTGATCATTTACAACACGCTGATATCATTCATGCGTGCTTGTTCTGCCACCACCTCACCGAATTTCAACTTGTTGATCTGGTGAATTTTGCCTTAAAAAACAAAGCTATTCTGGTCATCAATGATCTGGAACGCAATCCATTGGCCTATTATTCAATTAAGTGGCTGACGCGTCTCTTTTCCAAGTCCTATCTGGTGAAAAACGATGCTCCGTTATCTGTTTTGCGTGGCTTCAAAAGAGTGGAGTGGCTGGATATTCTGCAAAAGGCGGGGGCTGAAAAGTACTCGGTACGTAACAAATGGGCATTCAGGCATGAGGTAATTGTATATGGAAACGCAAGCTAG
- a CDS encoding UbiA family prenyltransferase, giving the protein MFKPGNTIKLLRIPFSFFLLPLFLFAYSQAETVMHHQALFSFLIIHLLIYPASNGYNSYIDRDEESIGGLEKPPAPTIHLFYLTLFLDIAATFLALIFVNTLFAGCLVLYIAASRAYSSRQIRLKKYPVIGFLTVVIFQGAFTYYMSIAGISGNALVLNPENIYVLLGCSFQIAGAYPLTQVYQHRQDLKDGITTLSYKLGYIGTFLFTALMFALCNVFYYLYFTSRDLGMIFYIIQVFFVPIVVYFGYWFYLVKKDTGQANFRNTMRMNWIAAICMNSCFIVLIIINRNPLSYLAAIETAVPDYAYSQESLTAFYLKSTDDLTNKRKIRIVAGKTGIDTRYSVIPDFDKEPEEYTFFNKTASLLPEPSLTQRMQLYQQHATKLSKAAIEKIGGFEDIKKDITHLITVTCTGLFAPGLDVELMRELDLNPTIQRSSVNFMGCNAAIIALKNADAICKSEPDAKVLIVCTELCSIHFQKQYNDDYLLSNLIFGDGAASVLVTSKPAGNYLHHVKINSFNSMILHNGYSDMAWRLSETGFIMNLSSYVPDLIRKNIKPMLQSVGLKPDDYNHWAVHPGGKRIVDDFAAALELDKCFLAPTYNVLKNYGNMSSPTVLFVLKEVLEKAKLENRGNKLFAAAFGPGLSIETMQMQYV; this is encoded by the coding sequence ATGTTCAAGCCTGGCAATACAATCAAACTTCTGAGAATACCATTCTCGTTTTTTCTGCTGCCGCTGTTTTTGTTTGCTTATAGTCAGGCAGAAACGGTGATGCATCATCAGGCACTATTTTCCTTTCTGATCATCCATTTACTCATCTATCCCGCCAGCAATGGCTACAATAGCTACATTGACCGGGATGAGGAGAGCATTGGAGGACTCGAAAAGCCTCCTGCACCAACCATTCACCTTTTTTATCTCACGCTTTTTCTGGACATCGCCGCAACCTTTCTGGCTCTTATTTTCGTAAATACATTGTTTGCAGGTTGTCTGGTCCTATACATTGCAGCTTCAAGGGCATATAGTTCGCGGCAGATCAGATTGAAAAAATACCCGGTAATCGGTTTTTTGACCGTTGTCATTTTTCAGGGAGCGTTTACTTATTACATGTCGATCGCAGGTATTTCCGGAAATGCATTGGTATTGAACCCGGAGAATATATACGTGCTGCTCGGTTGCTCTTTCCAGATCGCGGGCGCATATCCGCTCACGCAGGTATACCAGCACCGGCAGGACCTGAAGGACGGGATTACGACATTGAGTTATAAACTCGGATATATCGGGACTTTTCTGTTCACGGCATTGATGTTCGCACTCTGCAATGTGTTTTATTATTTGTATTTTACGTCCAGGGACCTTGGAATGATTTTTTACATTATCCAGGTGTTCTTTGTGCCGATTGTAGTTTATTTTGGCTACTGGTTTTATCTGGTCAAAAAAGACACCGGCCAGGCCAATTTCCGGAACACCATGCGGATGAACTGGATAGCGGCAATTTGCATGAACAGTTGTTTCATAGTTCTTATTATCATTAACAGAAACCCTTTGAGTTACCTAGCAGCTATTGAGACAGCCGTTCCCGACTACGCGTATTCACAGGAAAGCCTCACCGCTTTTTACCTGAAATCAACGGACGATCTAACGAATAAAAGGAAGATCAGGATAGTCGCCGGGAAAACCGGGATTGATACGAGATATTCTGTGATCCCTGATTTTGATAAAGAACCGGAAGAATATACTTTTTTTAACAAGACTGCCTCGCTTCTGCCCGAACCGAGCCTGACGCAGCGAATGCAGTTGTATCAGCAACATGCTACTAAACTTTCGAAAGCCGCTATTGAAAAAATAGGGGGTTTCGAGGACATCAAAAAGGATATTACTCACCTGATCACGGTTACTTGTACGGGCTTGTTTGCACCTGGCCTGGATGTCGAACTCATGAGGGAGCTTGATTTAAATCCTACTATCCAGCGTAGTTCCGTTAATTTTATGGGCTGCAATGCGGCGATTATTGCATTGAAAAACGCCGATGCGATTTGCAAAAGCGAGCCGGATGCCAAAGTCCTGATTGTTTGCACAGAACTTTGCTCCATTCATTTTCAGAAACAATATAATGACGATTACCTGCTTTCTAATTTGATTTTCGGGGATGGCGCAGCCTCGGTACTCGTTACTTCTAAACCCGCAGGCAACTATTTGCATCATGTAAAGATCAATTCGTTTAACTCGATGATCCTGCATAACGGATATTCTGACATGGCTTGGCGCTTATCAGAGACGGGCTTTATCATGAACCTGTCGTCCTATGTGCCTGATTTGATCCGGAAAAATATTAAACCCATGCTGCAATCGGTTGGTTTAAAGCCGGATGATTATAATCATTGGGCGGTACATCCGGGCGGAAAACGGATCGTCGATGATTTTGCCGCTGCATTGGAGCTCGATAAATGCTTTTTGGCCCCGACCTACAATGTCCTGAAAAACTACGGTAACATGTCTTCGCCGACTGTACTTTTTGTTTTAAAAGAGGTTTTGGAAAAGGCCAAACTTGAAAACAGGGGCAATAAGTTATTTGCAGCCGCCTTTGGCCCCGGGCTAAGTATTGAAACCATGCAGATGCAATATGTTTAG